DNA sequence from the Perca flavescens isolate YP-PL-M2 chromosome 3, PFLA_1.0, whole genome shotgun sequence genome:
CCTCACGGTGTGTTCAATGTCCCGCAGAGAATACCTGTTCAACGCCATCGAGACTCTGCCCTGTGTGAAGAAGAAGGCCGACTGGGCCATCAACTGGATCGGAAACCACAACGCTGGATTTGgtaaagagacacacactctatatacacacatacacacacacacacacacacacatacactacacacaccccacagacacactctatatacacacatgctacacacatacactacacacaccccacagacacacacatgctacaCATGCACTACACAcaccccacagacacacactctatatacacacacacacacacacacacacatacactacacacaccCTATATAcacatgctacacacacacacacatgcacacacactatatacacagacacacactctctatatacacatgctacacacacacatactacacacacccTATAGACACACTctatacacacatgcactacacacactatacacacatactacacactctatatatacacatactacacacacactactatacacacagacacactctatatacacacacactacacacacccacagacacactatatacacacatactacacacacacacacactacacacacacacacacacacacacaccacacacactctctatacacacacactacacacacacacactacacacacacacacacacacacacagacacatacacacatgctacacacacacacacactacacacacacacacaaacacacatacgctacacacaccccacacacacacacactctgtataCACatatgctacacacacacagacacccacacacacacacacataccccacagacacacatacatacagacagacacacacacaaatgctatACAtgctacacatacacacacatgctataCACACACGCTACACaccccacagacacacataggcgcatacacacacgctacacaccccacagacacacataggcgcatacacacacacacacacaaatgctacacacacacactaggctTCTGCAGTGTGTACTCACTCTATACACACTAGACAGGAAGTGGTCTGAGGTCAGCTGGTCTGGGGTCGGCTGGTGaccctctcttcttcttcttcttcctccaggAGAGCGCGTGGTGGCCTTCGCCGCCGTGGAGGGAATCTTCTTCTCTGGTTCCTTCGCCGCCATCTTCTGGCTGAAGAAGAGAGGCCTGATGCCCGGCCTGACCTTCTCCAACGAGCTCATCAGCAGAGACGAGGTCATTATAGTTACTCTACCATGGTTACTCTACCATGGTTACTCTACCATGGTTACTATAAGTTAGTTATTCTACGTTAAAGattactagggttgggcatcgagaacggattcctaatcggaatagtttctttattggaatcgtttggaggatttggtttggtgtggctttattttacgttgaaaaagccccgtcacactgcaacccacctttgaatcaaaataaaactttcctcttatttgtgaagtaagcatgtgacccgtttcaccTCCACCAATCAAAGAATCTGAATCAGAATCGTTAGAATCAAAACGATGCCTAACCCTATAGATTAATTATTCTACATTATAGATTAGTTATtctacattatagattactcaTTAGTTATtctacattatagattactcaTTAGTTATtctacattatagattactcaTTAGTTATTCTACTTTATAGATTACTCATTAGTTATTACACATTAGTTATTACACATTATTGGTTATTACTTCGGCAATAATGTGACAGGCGCTGATCagaaagtgagtgtgtgtgtgttctgtgtgtggctggtctctctgtctgtgtgtgtgtgtgtgtgacttgtgtgtgtgtgtgtgacttgtgtgtgtgtgtaactgtgtgtgtaacagtgtgtgtgtctggtgtgtaacagtgtgtgtctggtgtgtgtgtgtgtttctggtgtgtgtgtgtgtttctggtgtctgtgtgtgtaacagtgtgtgtttctggtgtgtaacagtgtgtttctggtgtgtaacagtgtgtgtttctggtgtgtaacagtgtgtgtttctggtgtgtaacagtgtgtgtttctggtgtgtaacagtgtgtgtttgtgtttccagGGTCTCCACTGTGACTTTGCCTGTCTGATGTTCAAACACCTGGTGAACAAACCGTCGGCAGAGACGGTGACCGAGATCATCAGGAACGCTGTGGAGATCGAGCAGGTCGGTCCACTCctcaaacattattattattattattattattattattattatctcagACTACCAACACGCTGAAAGAGAAATCAGTCCTCTGAGAGTTTGAGAAGAAGCCGACAGACAGAAACCTGTTGATATAAAACTTTATATAATATCATCTTATTCCAGAATAACCCACCAGATGTGTTCATATACTACAGATGTTTAACAGATGGTTAACAACGCTGGAACCATCCAACTATCTGGATCAAAGTCATATCTGGACTTTAAGATCTCAGCAGATATCATATTGTTGAGATATCGTATCAGTATCTAACTTGTGATTTACACCCTGGTGTTGAAACTGGTTCtaaaggtctctctctctctctctctctctctctctctctctctgtctctctctctctctctctctctctctctctctctctgtctctctctctgtgtctgtctctctctctctctctctctctctctctctctctggtctctctctctctctctctgtctctgtgtctctctctgtctgtctctctctgtctctgtctctctctctctgtctatcagGAGTTCCTGACCGAGGCTCTGCCCGTGAAGCTGATCGGGATGAACTGTGAGCTGATGAAGCAGTACATTGAGTTTGTGGCCGACAGACTGATGCTGGAGCTCGGCTTCACCAAGGTAACTCCACCCACAACCTACCTGGTGGTGATGATttatgatttttaaaatctcGCCGTGAGATGTCTGTGATGATGAGAAGCGCAGGGGTACGGACCTCAGCCAATGATGGTGGCTGAGTGCTGCTGCAGGCGTTCTGATTGGAGGACGAGTGGTCCACCGCCAGAACCACAGCAGCACGAGACAGACGCTCTCCTGAACAGACAGTCCTCAGACCCTCTCAGGTCTAAATGTCCTGCTGCTGGGTCTCTAGTGGTCCCTACCAGAGCCTCATGGTGGACTGGTGTCCTGCTGCTGGGTCTCTAGTGGTCCCTACCAGAGCCTCATGGTGGACTGGTGTCCTGCTGCTGGGTCTCTAGTGGTCCCTACCAGAGCCTCATGGTGGACTGGTGTCCTGCTGCTGGGTCTCTAGTGGTCCCTACCAGAGCCTCATGGTGGACTGGTGTCCTGCTGCTGGGTCTCTAGTGGTCCCTACCAGAACCTCCTGGTGGACTGGACCACAGCTCCACATCATCAAACTGGTTTAAAAGAGATTCCTGGGAGCCCAAACCTCACATTTCTCACTTCACTCAAGTTCTCCATTAACTTCTAAATGTCTAGGCCTTTAGAGAGTCTTCAGTTCTACTTGGCCAGACATTTAGGGACGGcttttcttttgtatgttttgttgtGATTATAAGGgttgaattgaattaattttCACTTTAAAAAGTCCTAAAAGTATTGAAATGTGACGTAGTATGCACACCAGGCAGCTGGGTGGTAAAGTGTGAAGCACTGCTACACAACACCAGAGAGTCCTTCCTTCTACTTTTCTCTCTGGTAGCACCGAACCATCGACATGAAAGCTGACTCTTTACGAGGAGGTGGAGATAtatgagagagacacacacacacacacacacacacacacacacatcatgtgTCCAGGGCCTACATGTTCCTCTTTAACATGTCTCCTGTTGTGATATTATAAGAGTTTAGTTTGTCTTTTTAAAGAGTCTCTTAAATGTGACTCTGTGGAGTCTGGCTTCCTGTCGGCCAGAACaaccagtctctctctctctctctctctctctctgtgtttttttttttttaaatgtttctctgTAACGTATCGACCGaaactgacctgtgtgtgtgcgttgtgtgtctctgtgtgtagatCTACCGCGTGGAGAACCCCTTTGACTTCATGGAGAACATCTCTCTGGAGGGAAAGACCAACTTCTTTGAGAAGCGAGTGGGCGAGTACCAGCGGATGGGCGTGATGTCGGGCTCCACCGACAACACCTTCAGGCTGGACGCCGACTTCTGAGACCCAGGAATGAGAATTCAACCAATAGTGTTAACCCTGGCCTATACCTCtcacccagtgcatgctgggtagTCTTATCCAACCCTGGTGGcgatattacaaatcccactacggctacgccaagacccgcccttcaatagagCTCAAACACTCCTATTGGCCAGGCCTCCATGCTTACATATACAGTTCCTATCTCCTGACCAATCCgatatcctaaccttaaccactcgaggtcaaatgcaTAACCTCAACCAATcgggctgcttcgtagggcgggtcttggcgtggccatagtgggatttgtaattttgcacCCTGGTGTATACATACCTCtcacccagtgcatgctgggtagTCTTAGTCAACCCTGGCCTCTACATCtcacccagtgcatgctggggaAAGTAATCCACTCCAATGCATCCAGCAGATGAACCCAGACTCTTGTacagaaacgtttttttgtggaggtcCATCAGGATGAAATGAGACTTTTTAAACAGATGTAGATGGTTGTGTTTTGTGAATTTATAGTTTTATCTGCAtttttgtaataaaatgtaaatatatctttACTTTTTAAAGAGCAGAGTTGTGTTTTAGGGGATTTTGTAAAATAGgtataaagttttatttttggtCCTAATAATAAAAGTTTGTATAAACTAAAATGTGGTTGTATTTTTTACTTATCTCTTTAGAAAACTATTttgatttaaagttttaaatcaCAGGGTTTGACCAATTTTTCTATCGATCTATAATAAGTTGGATGTATATGCTGTCTGTACCCAGACAGCATATACATCCATGCATGTTCTTAACAAGTAAAAATTGAgtactttcattttattttggttgatTTAATTTCATGAcatttgaaaaatgttgatgGTTTTAAAACCGCATCAAACTGTCCAAACTTTGACATAGTCTagcatcctctgatcttaactattctattagtcaaaatcattCATAATTTAGGCTCTTTTTCCTAACTCAAATTAggtatgtcattttttattaggtttattgaccatgaatttaaaaaaaaaaaaaaaaagcattgtaactaactttcttttattgtaaaataaaatgcacaaaaGTAGGTAGTTAATGAATGAGAAACTACTGGTTAATGATAGTTACTGATAAATCCCAAGAACAGATTTCCTAATGATTCATAAATACAGTAATTCACACATGCATTCTGTTTATCAGTAACTAATCCTTAACTAACCAgtaacatattttcacatgtaaatcagtaaactgtgtatttcaaccaaaactagagttgtgatggttggaaaagtggaaagacgacccaaaacgacTTTTAAAAgtcttattttgtttctgtccactttgaatgaagtgtgttttacgatgctaaaaatgactgattatttacatggagtctggtgggtttagcgaacgcaatttcacCGATGTTTTTGGATTTTGGAATTGACTTTCTTTCTATGGAAGTGGCAGACAAACAAGTCAAGTTGCAATATAATCACACTATAAACatccaggcttttttttttttttttttttaaagaataatacatttcttagtttttaatatataaataagtttAAGTTAAGCTTATTTTAGTCCTTTAGGTCCTTAAGAGTATTGAGGCAGTATTTGAATTTTGACTTTCATTTGTAAAATCTTAAAGAATAATGCCTAAAAAATTAACACATTTCCTCCCAGTTTATTGTTGTTTGAGCTGcaaactaactgctaactgaagctcatatttaaatataaaatggattaaaaataacaatatttCCCCATTAAAGTGAATGGACGGAGTGTTCAGATTTGACCAAATGATATATTTACCTATAGTGGAGTTAAaatacagatttacatgtgaaatgtGGCAGTATAGGGCTgcaacgcgcacacacacacatggacacacacggacacacacacagacgcacgcacgcacacacagacacacacagacggacacatacagagatgcacacacagatagacacacacacggacacacacacagacgcatgcacgcacacacagacacacacacatggacacacacggacacacacacacacggacacacacacagacgcatgcacgcacacacagacacacacacacggacacggacacagatgcacacacagacagacacacacacggacacacacacacacacacacacacacacacacagacacacacacacacacacagagacagacgcatgcacgcacacacagacacacacacatggacacacacggacacacacacagacgcatgcacgcacacacagacacacagacagacacacacacggacacacacagacgcatgcacgcacacacagacacacacacacggacacggacacagatgcacacacagacaaacacacacacggacacacacacacacggacagtgtatgcacacacacacagacacacacacacacggggacacacacacacaaacacacacacagagagacacacacagacacacacagagacagacacaggcacacacgatgctaaaattagtgattatttacatggagtctggtgggtttagcgaacgcaatttcgcggatgttttgggattttggaattgatttttatttctatggaaGTGGCAGACAAACCAGAAGTCAACTTGTAGTATTACCACACTATAAACATTCAACATGGGAGAatccctaaaaaaaataaaattttgtgAAAAGGGCAATTTAATTGAAAGCTCCAAAGTGGATTATTGTGGAGGAGAAATACTGATTAGATTAGAGTCGGGTGGAGGTAAATCAGTCATTATTAGAATCATAAGACTTGAATTGACCTCTTACCAAAACAGCCTGCTATATCATATCGTACTGCAGTCTGTACTGCAGTCTAGTAGGGAGTGGTCAGCTATGACATCATGTCGTACTGCAGTCTGTACTGCAGTCTAGTAATGGTGCGTTCAGgccacctgggaataacagggaccgcAAAAGTTCGGACTAGCTTCCAAGGGGGTAAGTGAGCATCTGGCAAGCGTAgctcccattga
Encoded proteins:
- the LOC114553096 gene encoding ribonucleoside-diphosphate reductase subunit M2, which encodes MLSARTPLSVKNENSVSSKMDNMSLNKENTPPSLNTTRILASKTARKIFDDAAPKAVKKSSEEEEEPLLKENPRRFVIFPIQYHDIWQMYKKAEASFWTAEEVDLSKDGQHWDSLKDEERYFISHVLAFFAASDGIVNENLVERFTQEVQVTEARCFYGFQIAMENIHSEMYSLLINTYIKKPAEREYLFNAIETLPCVKKKADWAINWIGNHNAGFGERVVAFAAVEGIFFSGSFAAIFWLKKRGLMPGLTFSNELISRDEGLHCDFACLMFKHLVNKPSAETVTEIIRNAVEIEQEFLTEALPVKLIGMNCELMKQYIEFVADRLMLELGFTKIYRVENPFDFMENISLEGKTNFFEKRVGEYQRMGVMSGSTDNTFRLDADF